Proteins encoded by one window of Bacteroidota bacterium:
- a CDS encoding two-component regulator propeller domain-containing protein, whose translation MKKITTFFIALFLGMVFGYAQMVNNRFQHITSDDGLSQNTIRCILQDRKGFMWFGTWNGLDRYDGYNFKVYKSNSNDRNSLSGNFIHSLCQDRLGNLWIATNNGLDKFVLDKETIEHYRYNPHSNNSISSLKINCIIQDHLGNLWIGTDDRGVDKLVYSSDEQKYIRFKHYSMSPGIKSTFPGNQVSAILEDKLGNIWIGTSQGLCRFNPWNESVKIFQTSGIRTSISNNQILSLYQDKKGILWVGTMYGLNKKSIFSDQFTRYFNNPDNKYSLFHNTVTSIIEDKEGDLIVGTLGGICKFNRKQNNFTGYKHSLDDVNSLNNDFINCLFSDRDGIIWIGTDKGGVNKYNIYQKKFEYYRNNPSDNNSLSHNTINSIFEDHNFLWIGTAGGGLNLYDKQERLFRHYVHLPHQANSISSNFITAIFRDSEGNTWLGTWGEGLNKIVDLKKRNGSFISYQHNENNRSSLINNFVSSIMEDRYGNLWVGTQGGLDIFDRKNKRFVHPFNNKAGIPAFNEVGCLKQDKEGNLWVGTKFGLYEIPAKYIFTFNYNNAKIKTVYYSNNYSDKFSLSGNYVISIAEDSKGNLWFGTYGNGVDKLVYGKDHKKYFVNYTENNGLANNVVYGILEDDQGDIWFSTDNGLSKYSPKTRSFRNYYVNDGLQSNQFYWTSCFKNPEGKMYFGSINGLTAFKPSDLHKSMQMPIPVVTDFKIKNISVPVGVGDGHKLVLQKSIAYTQKIVLSYKDNDVSFDFSAMNNVFPEKNQYAYHLEG comes from the coding sequence GTGAAAAAGATTACTACTTTCTTTATTGCTCTTTTTCTGGGCATGGTCTTTGGCTATGCCCAGATGGTAAATAATAGATTTCAACATATTACCAGTGATGATGGCCTTTCTCAAAATACTATCCGTTGCATCCTTCAGGATAGAAAAGGTTTTATGTGGTTTGGAACCTGGAATGGCCTGGATAGATATGATGGTTATAATTTCAAGGTATATAAAAGTAATTCTAATGATAGAAACAGCTTATCTGGAAATTTTATCCATTCCTTGTGCCAGGATAGATTGGGAAATTTATGGATTGCTACGAACAATGGCCTTGACAAGTTTGTCCTTGACAAAGAAACCATAGAACATTACAGGTATAATCCGCATTCAAATAATTCAATCTCAAGCCTTAAAATTAATTGTATTATTCAGGATCACCTGGGTAATTTATGGATTGGTACAGACGACCGGGGAGTAGATAAATTGGTATATAGTTCAGACGAACAAAAATATATCAGGTTTAAACATTATTCTATGTCTCCCGGAATAAAGAGCACTTTCCCCGGTAACCAGGTATCAGCAATTTTAGAGGATAAATTAGGAAATATTTGGATAGGTACAAGTCAGGGGTTGTGCCGGTTTAATCCATGGAACGAATCTGTGAAAATTTTCCAGACCTCAGGAATCCGCACTTCAATTTCCAATAATCAGATTTTAAGCCTTTATCAGGATAAAAAGGGGATTCTGTGGGTAGGAACCATGTATGGATTAAACAAAAAAAGTATTTTTTCGGATCAGTTTACAAGATATTTCAATAACCCGGATAATAAATACAGTTTGTTTCACAATACGGTTACCAGCATTATTGAGGACAAAGAAGGTGATCTTATCGTCGGGACATTAGGCGGCATCTGCAAGTTTAACCGGAAGCAGAATAATTTCACGGGTTATAAGCACAGTTTGGATGATGTCAATAGTTTAAATAATGATTTTATAAATTGTTTATTCAGCGACAGGGATGGCATAATTTGGATAGGAACTGATAAAGGCGGAGTTAATAAATATAATATTTATCAGAAGAAATTTGAATATTACAGGAATAATCCTTCTGATAATAACAGTTTAAGCCATAATACGATTAATTCAATTTTTGAAGATCATAACTTTTTGTGGATAGGAACTGCAGGTGGGGGATTAAATTTATACGATAAACAGGAAAGATTATTCAGGCATTATGTGCATTTGCCACATCAGGCTAATTCAATCAGCAGTAATTTTATTACTGCTATTTTTCGTGATTCTGAGGGAAATACCTGGCTTGGCACGTGGGGCGAGGGTTTGAATAAGATCGTTGATCTAAAAAAACGAAATGGTTCTTTTATTTCCTATCAGCATAATGAAAATAACCGTTCCAGCCTGATCAATAATTTCGTTTCTTCCATTATGGAGGACAGATACGGAAATTTATGGGTGGGCACCCAGGGAGGGCTGGATATTTTTGACCGTAAAAACAAACGTTTTGTTCATCCTTTTAATAATAAGGCGGGGATACCGGCTTTTAATGAGGTGGGTTGTCTTAAGCAAGACAAGGAAGGGAATTTATGGGTAGGGACTAAATTTGGACTCTATGAAATTCCGGCTAAATATATTTTTACTTTTAATTATAACAATGCAAAAATTAAAACTGTTTATTACTCAAATAATTATTCTGATAAATTTAGCCTGAGTGGAAATTATGTAATTTCTATTGCCGAGGATAGTAAGGGGAACTTATGGTTTGGAACTTATGGAAATGGGGTGGATAAATTGGTTTATGGTAAAGATCATAAGAAATACTTTGTCAATTATACTGAGAATAATGGCCTCGCCAATAATGTCGTTTATGGAATTTTAGAGGATGATCAAGGTGACATTTGGTTTAGTACAGACAATGGTCTGTCAAAATATTCTCCTAAAACCCGGTCGTTTAGAAATTATTACGTAAACGACGGGTTGCAGAGCAATCAGTTTTATTGGACTTCCTGTTTCAAAAATCCGGAGGGCAAAATGTATTTCGGCAGTATTAATGGATTAACTGCTTTTAAACCTTCCGATTTGCATAAAAGTATGCAAATGCCCATACCTGTGGTCACTGATTTCAAGATTAAAAATATTTCTGTACCGGTAGGT